The proteins below are encoded in one region of Caulobacter henricii:
- a CDS encoding NAD(P)/FAD-dependent oxidoreductase yields MTARSVTLVGAGHAHLHVVRQAARLRAAGLTVTLIAPELFHYSGLASGVLSGALALDEAQIDVGALAAAFGVRHLAQSVVAVDRAARFLTLADGATETYDRLSLNIGSVTADPHGLIGGPGVWPVKPLSQLLTLRARIEAQAAAGAAAPRIVVAGGGHSALELAASLCGLVERCDGRPRVTVFAPSHGAGLPPAAWSRLSAALAERGTVFRSGLVVARTVDSVRLADGALEPCDILVLAAGLSAPPLIGQLGLPLDGQGRLRVSPTLQAIGDPAIFAVGDCAVIEGYARPGAGVFGVRAAPVLLNNLAAQGHDRPPRPYHPQARWLAIMDLGDGRGLAVRGRLWLLGRAALGLKRYLDLGFIRRMRAPPASRPQSIFR; encoded by the coding sequence GTGACGGCACGGTCGGTGACCCTGGTCGGGGCGGGCCACGCGCATCTGCACGTCGTGCGGCAAGCCGCCCGGCTGCGTGCCGCAGGGCTGACGGTGACCCTGATCGCGCCCGAGTTGTTTCACTATTCGGGGCTGGCCAGCGGCGTGCTCTCAGGCGCGTTGGCTCTGGATGAGGCCCAGATCGATGTGGGGGCCCTGGCGGCGGCATTTGGCGTCCGCCATCTGGCCCAGTCCGTCGTGGCGGTTGATCGGGCTGCCCGCTTCCTGACCCTGGCCGATGGTGCGACCGAAACCTATGACCGCCTGTCGCTGAATATCGGCAGCGTAACCGCTGATCCGCACGGCCTGATCGGCGGCCCCGGGGTCTGGCCGGTCAAGCCTCTGTCGCAGCTGTTGACCCTGCGCGCCCGGATCGAGGCGCAGGCGGCGGCGGGCGCTGCAGCGCCGCGGATCGTGGTCGCGGGGGGCGGCCATAGCGCGCTGGAACTCGCCGCCAGCCTCTGCGGCCTTGTCGAGCGGTGTGACGGCCGGCCCCGGGTCACGGTGTTTGCGCCTAGCCACGGAGCTGGGCTTCCGCCCGCCGCCTGGTCCCGGCTGTCGGCGGCCCTGGCTGAGCGGGGGACCGTTTTTCGGTCCGGCCTTGTCGTGGCGCGAACGGTCGACAGCGTTCGACTGGCCGATGGCGCGCTCGAGCCCTGTGACATCCTGGTGTTGGCGGCCGGGCTCTCTGCCCCGCCTCTGATCGGCCAGCTCGGACTACCGCTGGACGGACAGGGCCGGCTGCGAGTCTCGCCGACCCTGCAGGCCATCGGCGACCCCGCCATTTTCGCCGTCGGGGACTGCGCCGTGATCGAGGGCTACGCGCGGCCGGGGGCAGGCGTCTTCGGCGTTCGCGCGGCACCGGTCCTGCTCAACAACCTGGCGGCCCAGGGTCATGACCGGCCCCCCCGGCCCTACCATCCGCAGGCCCGCTGGCTGGCGATCATGGATCTGGGCGATGGCCGGGGCCTGGCGGTGCGCGGCCGGCTCTGGCTGCTGGGCCGGGCCGCGCTGGGGTTGAAGCGTTATCTCGATCTCGGCTTTATCCGGCGCATGCGGGCACCGCCGGCTTCAAGACCTCAGAGCATTTTCCGATAA
- a CDS encoding dihydrolipoyl dehydrogenase family protein has translation MTSKTLKVDMVVIGAGAGGLSVAAGAAQLGLKVVLFEKGEMGGDCLNYGCVPSKALIAAAEAAHQAHAASALGVRVGEVSIDFSKVMAHVHAAIAAIAPNDSQARFEGLGVHVVREAARFISDRIVASDSLRVRARKIIVATGSHAAVPPIPGLDTVPYLTNETLFGLTTLPERLIVLGGGPIGVELGQAFRRLGSEVVIIEANALLGREDPAAAAVVLAQLRADGIEVMTGSKATRITSGPVVEVEADGQTRTVTGSHLLVAVGRSPALSGLDLDKAGVETDRNGIITDKSLRSSNRRVYAVGDAAGRGQFTHLAGAHASLVVRRTIFALPVNADALQTPRITYCDPQLASIGLGESEARAIHGDDLRVEHFDFAENDRAIAEGDTRGFGKLVTTKKGKILGVTLVGRQAGDHIHLWSLVMSAGLKLSQITSMIAPYPTRGEIGKRLAGQWYTPALFSDRTRRLVAILKHFA, from the coding sequence GTGACTTCCAAAACCCTCAAGGTCGACATGGTCGTGATCGGCGCGGGCGCGGGTGGCCTGTCCGTCGCTGCCGGGGCCGCTCAGCTGGGCCTCAAGGTGGTGCTGTTCGAAAAGGGGGAAATGGGCGGCGACTGCCTCAACTATGGCTGCGTTCCCTCAAAGGCGCTGATCGCAGCCGCCGAAGCCGCTCATCAGGCTCACGCCGCCTCGGCGCTCGGCGTCCGGGTCGGCGAGGTGTCGATCGACTTCTCCAAGGTCATGGCCCACGTCCACGCCGCCATCGCGGCCATCGCGCCCAATGACAGTCAGGCGCGCTTCGAAGGCCTGGGCGTGCATGTGGTGCGCGAGGCCGCCCGCTTCATCAGTGATCGGATCGTCGCCAGCGACAGCCTGCGCGTCAGGGCGCGAAAGATCATCGTGGCCACCGGCTCCCATGCCGCCGTGCCACCGATTCCCGGCCTCGACACCGTCCCCTACCTGACCAATGAAACCCTGTTTGGCCTGACGACCCTGCCAGAACGCCTGATCGTCCTGGGCGGCGGCCCGATCGGCGTCGAGCTCGGCCAGGCTTTCCGCCGACTGGGCTCGGAGGTGGTGATCATCGAGGCCAATGCCCTGCTGGGACGCGAAGACCCGGCGGCCGCCGCCGTGGTTCTGGCCCAGCTCCGCGCAGACGGCATCGAGGTCATGACCGGCAGCAAGGCCACGCGGATCACGTCCGGTCCCGTGGTTGAGGTGGAGGCCGATGGCCAGACCCGCACGGTCACAGGCTCGCACCTTCTGGTCGCGGTCGGGCGCAGCCCGGCCCTGAGCGGACTGGACCTCGACAAGGCGGGCGTCGAGACCGACCGCAACGGCATCATCACCGACAAGTCCCTGCGCAGCAGCAACCGGCGTGTCTATGCGGTCGGCGACGCCGCCGGTCGCGGTCAGTTCACGCATCTGGCCGGCGCGCATGCCTCGCTGGTCGTGCGCCGGACGATTTTCGCCCTGCCGGTCAATGCCGACGCCCTGCAGACGCCGAGGATCACCTATTGCGATCCGCAACTGGCCTCGATCGGGCTGGGCGAATCCGAGGCCCGTGCGATCCATGGCGATGACCTGCGCGTCGAGCACTTCGACTTTGCTGAAAATGACCGGGCCATCGCCGAGGGCGACACGCGGGGCTTCGGCAAGCTGGTCACGACGAAAAAGGGCAAGATACTCGGCGTCACCCTCGTGGGCCGTCAGGCCGGCGACCATATCCATCTGTGGTCCCTGGTGATGTCGGCGGGGCTCAAGCTCAGTCAGATCACCAGCATGATCGCGCCCTATCCTACCCGGGGCGAAATCGGCAAGCGTCTGGCCGGCCAATGGTACACCCCGGCCCTGTTCTCTGACCGCACACGCAGACTGGTGGCGATCCTGAAGCATTTCGCCTGA
- a CDS encoding SapC family protein, with product MESTQSAGGITGNVLFYVSPEPLNREQHAKLALVHNDKPYGFAKTGTAVPLTVTEFAPAALSFPVIFAGEDRVPLAVMGLNNGENLFVNADGSIDPGVYIPAYIRRYPFVLANDESQDRLIVCIDKGSSLLSDTGDTALFDDKGEPTEYTQNCIKFCDDFEAERRRTDSFVQLLKDNDLFELKSAIFTPTDEAGQPGQPQTVAEYYGVSEEKLNALPVEKLKELQANGALAQIYAHLVSLVGWDRLIAVAMVRQAAAAGVVVN from the coding sequence ATGGAATCGACTCAGTCCGCCGGCGGCATCACCGGCAACGTTCTGTTCTACGTCTCGCCTGAGCCGCTGAACCGCGAGCAACATGCCAAGCTGGCCCTCGTCCACAACGACAAGCCCTATGGCTTCGCCAAGACCGGAACGGCCGTGCCGCTGACCGTCACCGAGTTCGCCCCGGCCGCCCTGTCGTTCCCGGTGATCTTCGCCGGCGAGGACCGCGTTCCCCTGGCCGTGATGGGCCTGAACAACGGCGAGAACCTGTTCGTCAATGCCGACGGCTCGATCGATCCGGGCGTCTATATCCCGGCCTATATCCGCCGCTATCCGTTCGTTCTGGCCAATGACGAGTCCCAGGACCGTCTGATCGTCTGCATCGACAAGGGCTCCAGCCTGCTGTCGGACACCGGCGACACCGCCCTGTTCGACGACAAGGGCGAGCCCACCGAATACACCCAGAACTGCATCAAGTTCTGCGACGACTTCGAAGCCGAACGCCGCCGCACCGACTCCTTCGTGCAGCTGCTGAAGGACAACGACCTGTTCGAGCTGAAGTCGGCCATCTTCACCCCGACCGACGAAGCCGGCCAGCCGGGCCAGCCCCAGACCGTCGCCGAGTATTACGGCGTCTCGGAAGAGAAGCTGAACGCCCTGCCGGTCGAGAAGCTGAAGGAACTGCAGGCCAATGGCGCCCTGGCCCAGATCTATGCGCACCTCGTGTCGCTGGTCGGCTGGGACCGCCTGATCGCCGTCGCCATGGTCCGCCAGGCGGCCGCAGCCGGTGTGGTCGTGAACTAA
- a CDS encoding DUF547 domain-containing protein has protein sequence MADLKRRGLIIAGAGLATGLIARPAAARDLAVFADGQAGRATVVHAAFDALLARWTHDANDGVVRVDYASWRRSNPDRDGLGRYIESLSAVDPRALNRPEQFAFWANLYNALTLREVIDAWPVRSIRDIRSSLLVAGPWKKTVARVRGVDLSLDDIEHGILRKGWSDPRVHYAVNCASFSCPNLPRKAWRGTGLGPTLDTAARAYVNHPRGVTFKGAALTVSSIYKWYSRDFGGSDPRIIGHLAAYAAAPLKARLLQVDRIAGDTYNWSINDMENR, from the coding sequence ATGGCCGACCTGAAGAGACGCGGCTTGATCATCGCCGGAGCCGGACTGGCGACGGGTCTGATCGCCCGTCCCGCCGCAGCCCGGGATCTGGCGGTCTTCGCAGACGGTCAGGCCGGGCGCGCCACGGTGGTCCATGCCGCGTTTGACGCCCTGCTGGCCCGCTGGACCCACGATGCAAACGACGGGGTGGTGCGGGTCGACTATGCCAGCTGGCGTCGATCAAACCCCGACCGCGACGGTTTGGGCCGCTATATCGAGAGCCTGTCGGCCGTGGATCCCCGAGCCCTGAACCGGCCGGAACAGTTCGCCTTCTGGGCCAATCTCTACAACGCCCTGACCCTTCGCGAGGTCATCGACGCCTGGCCGGTCAGGTCGATCCGGGACATTCGTTCATCTTTGCTGGTCGCCGGCCCGTGGAAGAAGACCGTCGCCCGGGTTCGCGGTGTCGACCTCTCGCTGGATGACATCGAGCACGGAATTCTGCGCAAGGGATGGTCGGATCCGCGCGTCCATTATGCGGTCAACTGCGCCTCGTTCAGTTGCCCCAATCTGCCACGGAAAGCCTGGCGGGGTACGGGACTGGGTCCGACGCTGGACACCGCCGCGCGCGCCTATGTCAATCATCCCCGCGGCGTGACCTTCAAGGGCGCGGCGCTCACCGTGTCCTCAATCTACAAATGGTATTCGCGTGATTTCGGCGGGTCTGACCCACGGATCATCGGCCACCTCGCCGCCTATGCGGCAGCGCCCCTCAAGGCCCGCCTTCTCCAGGTCGACCGGATCGCTGGCGACACCTATAACTGGTCGATCAATGACATGGAAAACCGCTGA
- a CDS encoding radical SAM protein translates to MTTIASPFATHRAAAGPGRFVDPFVTADGSPRASVAQTALETLWFNTGTLCNIACVNCYIESSPTNDALAYLSLEDVTRYLAEIAETGLPTREIGFTGGEPFMNPDILAMLDAALVAGHQVLVLTNAMRPMLRWGERLSDLARPRRDRLTFRVSLDHHTQAVHDAERGTGSWDKAWEGLDWLGEQGLRVAIAGRRLAEENEAAARQAYGDLFHARGLAVNAEDPSTLVLFPEMEADRAVPEITEACWQILDRAPEQMMCATSRMVVRRKDAAEAAVVACTLTPYDPQFELGRTLAQASGSVQLNHPFCAQFCVLGGASCSAP, encoded by the coding sequence ATGACGACGATCGCCTCGCCCTTCGCAACCCATCGTGCCGCTGCCGGGCCCGGCCGCTTCGTCGACCCTTTTGTCACGGCGGACGGATCGCCCCGTGCCTCGGTCGCCCAGACCGCGCTGGAAACCCTGTGGTTCAACACCGGGACCCTGTGCAACATCGCCTGCGTCAATTGCTATATCGAGAGTTCCCCGACCAATGACGCCCTGGCCTATCTGAGCCTGGAAGACGTCACCCGCTATCTCGCCGAGATTGCCGAGACCGGCCTGCCGACCCGCGAGATCGGCTTTACCGGCGGCGAGCCGTTCATGAACCCGGACATCCTGGCCATGCTCGACGCCGCCCTCGTTGCGGGCCATCAGGTTCTGGTCCTGACCAATGCCATGCGCCCGATGCTGCGGTGGGGCGAGCGTCTGAGCGATCTGGCGCGACCGCGTCGCGACCGCCTGACCTTCCGGGTCAGCCTCGACCATCACACCCAGGCGGTCCACGACGCCGAGCGCGGGACGGGATCCTGGGACAAGGCCTGGGAGGGTCTGGACTGGCTGGGCGAGCAAGGCCTTCGCGTCGCGATCGCCGGTCGTCGACTGGCCGAGGAGAACGAGGCCGCAGCACGGCAGGCCTATGGCGACCTGTTTCACGCACGCGGCCTGGCCGTCAACGCCGAGGACCCCTCGACCCTGGTGCTGTTTCCCGAGATGGAAGCGGACCGCGCCGTGCCGGAGATCACCGAGGCCTGCTGGCAAATCCTCGACCGGGCGCCCGAACAGATGATGTGCGCCACAAGCCGCATGGTCGTGCGCCGCAAGGACGCGGCCGAGGCTGCCGTCGTCGCCTGCACCCTGACGCCCTACGATCCCCAGTTCGAACTGGGCCGGACCCTGGCCCAGGCCTCCGGCTCAGTTCAGCTGAACCATCCTTTCTGCGCCCAGTTTTGCGTCCTGGGCGGTGCCAGCTGCAGCGCGCCATGA
- a CDS encoding TIGR04283 family arsenosugar biosynthesis glycosyltransferase, with product MTSPGPGLEDLAVILPVLNAGERLAQTLITLPAVGEVIVVDGGSVDDTVARAAAHGARVLHSVPGRGQQLALGADASTSAWLLFLHADTRLDASAWAALANHIAAPQRQACAGAFRFRLDDAAWQARLLEWGVGLRVALLALPYGDQGLLIHRDLYAEVGGFAALPLMEDVDLARRLGRHRLRRLDGAAVTSAERWRRRGWVRQSALNLRCLALYFLGVAPARIATLYGR from the coding sequence ATGACGTCACCTGGCCCTGGGCTGGAGGACCTTGCCGTGATCCTGCCCGTGCTCAATGCCGGCGAACGCCTGGCCCAGACCCTGATCACCCTGCCTGCGGTGGGTGAGGTGATTGTCGTGGACGGCGGCTCCGTCGATGACACCGTCGCCCGCGCCGCCGCCCATGGCGCGCGGGTCCTGCACTCTGTCCCGGGGCGCGGCCAGCAACTCGCCCTCGGTGCCGATGCCTCAACCAGCGCATGGCTGCTGTTCCTGCACGCCGACACTCGGCTCGACGCGTCGGCCTGGGCGGCCTTGGCCAACCATATCGCCGCCCCCCAGCGGCAGGCATGTGCTGGAGCCTTCCGTTTCAGGCTCGACGACGCCGCCTGGCAGGCTCGACTGCTGGAATGGGGCGTCGGCCTCAGGGTCGCCCTCCTGGCCCTGCCCTATGGCGACCAGGGCCTGCTGATCCATCGCGACCTCTATGCCGAGGTCGGGGGATTTGCCGCCCTGCCCCTGATGGAGGATGTCGACCTGGCGCGCCGCCTGGGCCGCCACCGACTTCGCCGGCTGGACGGCGCCGCCGTGACCTCGGCCGAGCGCTGGCGTCGCCGCGGTTGGGTCCGCCAGAGCGCCCTGAACCTGCGCTGCCTGGCGCTCTATTTTCTGGGCGTCGCCCCGGCCCGGATCGCGACGCTCTATGGGCGCTGA
- a CDS encoding DUF1499 domain-containing protein, with amino-acid sequence MLSRSKFAGIALTLSLLVPVWFLVSALGVKFGLWSWRIGLGVLIIQWGPRLLLAAAVIALVALILVLIRRPRTAWAAALVALIIPAAGLGYLGWVRAQAANIPPIHDVATDIADPPAPSPALLSIRTAAEANPVADLKAPLVAADPYRDPRFAKYGSKSLGQVGHEAYPWLRTAALDVAPTTAFAAALKAAKDMGWTVVTQDPQAGVIEATAGTFWFGFKDDVVVRVRSGAEGRGSRVDVRSISRVGLSDLGANAKRIETYLARVSAGLKT; translated from the coding sequence ATGCTGTCGAGATCGAAATTCGCCGGGATAGCCCTGACCTTGTCCCTGCTGGTCCCCGTCTGGTTCCTGGTCTCCGCCCTGGGGGTGAAGTTTGGCCTCTGGTCCTGGCGCATCGGGCTTGGCGTGCTGATCATTCAGTGGGGACCGCGCCTGCTGCTGGCCGCGGCCGTAATCGCCCTCGTCGCCCTGATCCTGGTCCTGATCCGCCGTCCCCGGACCGCATGGGCGGCGGCGCTGGTCGCTTTGATCATCCCCGCGGCCGGCCTGGGCTATCTGGGCTGGGTGCGGGCCCAGGCGGCAAACATCCCGCCGATCCACGACGTCGCCACCGACATTGCCGATCCGCCGGCCCCGAGCCCGGCCCTGCTGTCCATCCGGACGGCGGCTGAGGCCAATCCCGTGGCGGACCTGAAGGCACCCCTGGTCGCCGCGGACCCCTACCGCGATCCCCGGTTCGCCAAATATGGCAGCAAGAGTCTGGGGCAGGTCGGCCATGAGGCCTATCCCTGGCTGCGGACGGCCGCGTTGGATGTCGCACCGACGACAGCCTTCGCTGCCGCTTTAAAAGCTGCCAAGGACATGGGTTGGACCGTGGTGACCCAGGACCCGCAGGCTGGCGTGATCGAGGCAACGGCGGGGACCTTCTGGTTCGGGTTCAAGGATGATGTCGTCGTGCGCGTGCGTTCGGGTGCCGAAGGGCGGGGCTCCAGGGTCGATGTGCGCTCCATCTCACGCGTCGGGTTGAGCGATCTGGGTGCCAACGCCAAACGTATTGAAACCTATCTGGCGCGGGTTTCGGCAGGACTGAAAACCTGA
- a CDS encoding TIGR04282 family arsenosugar biosynthesis glycosyltransferase encodes MGAEPTQQHLVLFSRQPRYGVGKRRLAADVGNLEAVRFARAALARLRRTLGRDPRWTLWMAVSPDRPTDWAAPARVIPQGPGHLGEKLERVVRALPRGPVVILGADTPTVTRQDVARAFAALGNHDAVFGPARDGGYWLIGLRRRPRMHLPFEGVRWSTQHALADTVANMQTLPVALLRLQEDVDDGASLRRYLSQARRG; translated from the coding sequence ATGGGCGCTGAACCAACCCAGCAGCATCTTGTGCTGTTCAGTCGGCAGCCGCGCTACGGCGTGGGCAAGCGCCGGCTCGCCGCGGATGTCGGGAACCTGGAGGCTGTACGGTTCGCTCGTGCGGCTCTGGCGCGTCTGCGTCGCACCCTCGGCCGCGACCCGCGCTGGACCCTGTGGATGGCCGTTTCGCCGGACCGGCCGACGGACTGGGCCGCGCCGGCCCGGGTCATCCCCCAGGGACCGGGCCATCTGGGCGAGAAGCTGGAACGGGTCGTCCGGGCCCTGCCGCGCGGACCGGTGGTCATCCTCGGTGCCGACACCCCGACCGTGACACGTCAGGACGTCGCCAGGGCCTTCGCTGCGCTCGGCAACCACGACGCCGTGTTCGGCCCGGCCCGCGATGGCGGCTACTGGCTGATCGGTCTCCGTCGTCGGCCACGGATGCATCTGCCGTTTGAAGGCGTCCGCTGGTCGACCCAGCACGCCCTCGCCGACACTGTGGCCAACATGCAGACCCTCCCCGTCGCCCTGCTAAGGCTTCAGGAGGACGTCGATGACGGGGCGTCGCTTCGGCGCTATCTCAGCCAAGCGCGCCGGGGCTGA
- the mtnP gene encoding S-methyl-5'-thioadenosine phosphorylase, giving the protein MKDWVIGVMGGSGLYDLDGLSDRETLRLESPWGAPSDDLVTGTLEGVRLVFLPRHGQGHRIPPSAINARANIDVLKRAGCTDLVSVSAVGSLREDLPPGTFVVVDQFIDRTVARPASFFGPGLVAHVSMADPVCPSLSSAAATAARAAGAVTVEGGVYVAIEGPQFSTRAESELYRAWGCSVIGMTAMPEARLAREAELPYASVCMVTDYDCWRADTAHVEVAGVLATMKANAETARRMLTELARGLPQARPASPIDTGLDQAIVTDPSTWDPVLAGKLAGICPRRFSPGALG; this is encoded by the coding sequence ATGAAGGACTGGGTGATCGGCGTCATGGGCGGTTCGGGCCTGTACGACCTGGACGGACTTTCGGATCGGGAGACCCTCCGCCTGGAGTCGCCGTGGGGCGCGCCATCCGACGATCTGGTCACCGGAACTCTTGAAGGGGTCCGCCTGGTCTTCCTGCCGCGCCACGGCCAGGGCCATCGCATTCCACCAAGCGCAATCAATGCCCGGGCCAATATCGATGTTCTGAAGCGGGCGGGCTGTACTGACCTGGTCTCGGTTTCGGCGGTCGGCTCGTTGCGGGAAGACCTGCCGCCCGGGACCTTCGTCGTGGTCGATCAGTTCATCGACCGGACCGTCGCGCGGCCTGCGTCCTTCTTCGGCCCGGGGCTGGTCGCCCACGTCTCGATGGCCGATCCGGTCTGTCCGAGCCTGTCGTCCGCAGCGGCGACGGCGGCGCGCGCGGCGGGCGCCGTGACGGTCGAGGGCGGCGTCTATGTCGCCATCGAGGGCCCGCAGTTCTCGACCCGCGCTGAAAGTGAGCTCTACCGCGCCTGGGGCTGTTCAGTGATCGGCATGACGGCGATGCCGGAGGCCCGCCTGGCCCGTGAGGCGGAGTTGCCCTATGCCAGTGTTTGCATGGTCACCGACTATGACTGCTGGCGAGCCGATACGGCCCATGTCGAGGTCGCGGGGGTCCTGGCCACCATGAAGGCCAATGCCGAGACGGCGCGGCGGATGCTGACCGAGCTGGCGCGCGGCCTGCCGCAGGCCCGGCCGGCCTCACCGATCGACACGGGCCTCGACCAGGCGATCGTCACCGATCCTTCGACCTGGGATCCGGTCCTGGCAGGCAAGCTGGCGGGGATCTGCCCCAGGCGGTTCAGCCCCGGCGCGCTTGGCTGA
- a CDS encoding TVP38/TMEM64 family protein, whose translation MSLLRRFLPLLLLAVLVVAVFASGVTRYLNFEALRTHEAALRAFVGEHLILALLSFMAVYAVATAISLPGGLVLTLTGGYLFGPWIGGGATVVGATIGAILVFYAVRTSLGEVLRRRAEASGGTLKAVIDGVQAGAFGYILTLRLVPLAPFWMVNIAAALAHAPLRAYALATFLGIMPATFIYSGIGAGIGDLIARGETPNAGAIFEPRVLLPLIGLGLLSLGTTLYQRRRARTGNAL comes from the coding sequence ATGAGCCTGCTGAGACGCTTTCTTCCGTTACTGCTTCTCGCGGTCCTGGTGGTCGCCGTGTTTGCCAGCGGCGTGACCCGCTACCTCAATTTCGAGGCCCTGCGGACCCATGAAGCGGCCTTGCGGGCCTTTGTCGGCGAACACCTGATCCTGGCCCTGCTCAGCTTCATGGCCGTCTATGCCGTGGCCACGGCGATCAGCCTGCCCGGGGGCCTGGTCCTGACCCTGACGGGCGGCTATCTGTTTGGCCCCTGGATCGGCGGCGGGGCGACCGTGGTCGGTGCCACGATCGGGGCTATTCTGGTGTTCTATGCGGTCCGCACCTCGCTGGGCGAGGTCTTGCGCCGGCGCGCCGAGGCCTCGGGTGGGACACTCAAAGCGGTCATCGATGGCGTTCAGGCCGGGGCCTTCGGCTATATCCTGACCCTCAGGCTGGTGCCCCTGGCACCCTTCTGGATGGTCAATATCGCCGCCGCCCTAGCCCATGCGCCACTGCGTGCCTATGCCCTGGCCACCTTCCTGGGCATCATGCCCGCCACCTTCATCTATAGCGGCATCGGTGCCGGGATCGGCGATCTGATCGCCCGCGGCGAAACGCCGAACGCTGGTGCGATCTTCGAGCCCCGAGTCCTCCTGCCCCTGATCGGGCTCGGCCTGCTCTCGCTGGGCACCACCCTCTATCAACGCCGCCGCGCCAGAACCGGAAACGCCCTGTGA